The Pararhizobium sp. IMCC21322 sequence CTATGGCTTTGGGCACCGAGACCATCGATCCGGTTCACATGTTGGTTGGTCCGGGCAATGCTTTCGTAGCGGAGGCCAAACGCCAATTATTTGGGCGTGTCGGTATCGATCTATTCGCCGGTCCAACAGAAACCATGGTGATTGCAGACGACACGGTGGACGGCGAGTTGTGCGCGACAGACCTGCTGGGGCAGGCGGAACACGGTTACAACTCACCTGCAGTGCTGTTGACGAATTCGCGCAAACTGGCAGAGGACACATTGGCTGAGATTGACCGTATTCTGGAAATTCTCCCGACAAAGGAGACCGCCATGGTGTCTTGGCGTGATTATGGTGAAGTCATCCTTTGCGATACGTATGACGAAATGCTGGAAGTCGCCGATGATATTGCGTCCGAGCACGTGCAGGTGATGACCGATCGGGACGACTGGTTCCTTGAAAAAATGACCTGCTATGGTGCGCTGTTCCTGGGTGCCCGCACCAATGTTGCCAATGGTGACAAGGTTATTGGCACCAACCACACCTTGCCCACCAACAAGGCCGGGCGCTATACTGGCGGCTTGTGGGTTGGCAAGTATCTCAAGACCCATAGCTACCAGAAAGTGATGACGGACGAGGCGGCGACGATGATCGGTGAATATGGGTCACGCTTGTGTATGCTCGAAGGGTTTGTGGGCCATGCGGAACAATGCAACATCCGCGTCCGACGCTATGGCGGCCAGAACATCCCATACGGCGCAGCGGCCCCATTCCGTGAAGCTTCCGAAGAGCCAGTAAAATGACCGATGGTGATGTGAAAACGCTTTGCATGTGCACGGTCGATAGGAAATTCGAAATGGGCCATCCCTCTGGTGACATCATTCCATCGGCAGGCGCTTTCTCATGACGCTTCCGGTGACGCCCAGTTTCCGGCTTGATGGCAAACGGGCGCTTGTTGTTGGTGCGTCTTCCGGCATTGGCGAGGCTTGCGCTGTTGCCATGGCCGAAGCTGGAGCACATGTCACGCTTGCGGCGCGGCGCGCTGATAAGCTTGCTGAGCTTGCCGGAGACATAACCGCTCGTGGTTGGGCCGCGGAGACGATGCCGCTGGATGTTGCAAACGTAGCGGCGACCGAAGACGCGGTTGCGGCACACGGCCCCTTCGACATCCTCGTCAACTCTGCCGGTCTGGCCCGTCATAGCCCGTCATTGGATACACAGGAATCCGATTTCGATGCTGTCTCTGATCTGAACGTCAAAGGCGCATATTTTCTTACCCGGGCGGTTGCCAAAGGCCTTATCGAGGCCGGAAAGCCTGGCAGTCTTATCAATATCTCGTCACAAATGGCGCATGTCGGCGGCGTTGATCGAGCTGTTTATTGCGCTACCAAACACGCAGTGGAAGGTTTTACCAAGTCTTTTGCCATTGAATGGGGCGGTCACAACATTCGGGTCAATACGGTCTGCCCAACCTTCATACGCACGGCGTTGACAGCTGCCACGTTTGACAATCCTGAACGCAGCAAGTGGATCAAAGACAAGATCAAACTGGGGCGGATTGGCGAAGTTGAGGATATCATGGGTCCGGTCATCTTCTTGGCTTCCGACGCTTCGGACATGGTGACCGGCTCATCGCTTCTGGTGGACGGGGGCTGGACAGCGGACTGATGGGCAAAAGCAAAGTTACATCGCTTGAAGTTGCGCGCCGCGCTGGTGTCAGTCAGTCGGCGGTAAGCCGCGTTTTCACGTCGGGTGCCTCTGTCAGCGACAAGATGGACAAAAAGGTCAGGATGGCTGCCGACGATCTCGGCTATCGGCCCAATCCCATCGCACGCGCGATGATTACGGGGAAAAGCCGTATCATCGGCCTCGTTTTTTCGTATCTGGACAATCAATTCTATCCGCTTGCGCTGGAACGCATTATCCGAGCGCTCAAGACTCACGGCTATCA is a genomic window containing:
- the hisD gene encoding histidinol dehydrogenase, giving the protein MTIEYLKRGRAEADKAADDANTRQIVETTLADIEARGDVAVRELSAKFDGYEPASFRLSSGEIEALMNQVSDRDMEDIKFAQAQVRNFAQAQRDSMLDIELEPIPGIILGHKNIPVQSVGCYVPGGKFPMVASAHMSVATASVAKVPRIIACTPPFKGAPNPAVIAAMHLGGAHDIYVLGGIQAVGAMALGTETIDPVHMLVGPGNAFVAEAKRQLFGRVGIDLFAGPTETMVIADDTVDGELCATDLLGQAEHGYNSPAVLLTNSRKLAEDTLAEIDRILEILPTKETAMVSWRDYGEVILCDTYDEMLEVADDIASEHVQVMTDRDDWFLEKMTCYGALFLGARTNVANGDKVIGTNHTLPTNKAGRYTGGLWVGKYLKTHSYQKVMTDEAATMIGEYGSRLCMLEGFVGHAEQCNIRVRRYGGQNIPYGAAAPFREASEEPVK
- a CDS encoding SDR family NAD(P)-dependent oxidoreductase, giving the protein MTLPVTPSFRLDGKRALVVGASSGIGEACAVAMAEAGAHVTLAARRADKLAELAGDITARGWAAETMPLDVANVAATEDAVAAHGPFDILVNSAGLARHSPSLDTQESDFDAVSDLNVKGAYFLTRAVAKGLIEAGKPGSLINISSQMAHVGGVDRAVYCATKHAVEGFTKSFAIEWGGHNIRVNTVCPTFIRTALTAATFDNPERSKWIKDKIKLGRIGEVEDIMGPVIFLASDASDMVTGSSLLVDGGWTAD